A region of the Salvia splendens isolate huo1 chromosome 11, SspV2, whole genome shotgun sequence genome:
ATCATTTTTTGGTTCACCTGCCAATACAACGGCAAGAACAATGTCATTTTTTACACTTGGAAATATAGGGATACACTGTAAACCGACCTTCTAAGGTTGTTGATAGAAGCACTCAAACCATCCCAAATATGCTGGCAGGATCTTTTTTACAAAACTTGTTTAAATCGTTCCTATTCGTTCATAGGTTTACTTTTATGTGTGGGGGTCTATTTTCTAGAATCAAGTGAAATGTTTCTCAAGAAGCAGAGCATAAATTGGACCCTCACCTCTATGATATCCTCAGGCAATAAGAATATAGAACATCCAAGCTTCCTTGCAACACTGATGATATAGGTAGCGTTTAGCTTCTTCTCCTCGTCTAttagaaaataacaaaatgtcAAGTTCCCATGCAAAAAATTTGAAAGCTGAAAATATATGATACAAGTCATCTGATAACTAAACAAGGATAAGCAAAAGTAGTTCACGTCAAGTAGAGAATACATGTGAGGTAGTAAGGCCCACTGATAATCCACACGCATACAACCCCAATGACTAGACGGAAAGAGAGAAAATTGTTTATTTGGTAGTAGAAACCTACCACTTAAATGGAATTACTTCTTTTTTGCGGGCCACATATTATAAGCATGTACATAAATTGAATTCACAATCTCAGATATTTTACAGACAGAATTAAAAATCAAGAGGCAACTGAAATTTCAACTTCAAAAAGGCAGCCTAACCCAACAAAGATTATTAATTTCGACGAAAGTGAGATGAGAACTTACCACTCTCACCCTTGGTTACGAGGTTCCAGTTAACAACTCGAGGCTCAACTGCACTGAGAAGCTGAAGAAAGAATAATCCATTTGAAAGGCTCTTGTCCTACATAAGAATTGAACAAATATATCAACAACAGAGGAAAAGAATCCCAGAGCATCTAATTGTGCACATATTACACGTAGAGACAATACATGctaaaaggaaaacaaaagcCTTCCCCCACCTTGAAACTCTCaattttacattttctgccATGACTCCTGACTTTTCGATTGGCCCAGCTCAGTATATCAGCATCACTCATCTCCTTCCCTTGAAATCGGGTTCTTAGTTTTTTAACAAGTTCAAGCATATTATACCTCATCAACTGCCAAAGGAAAGCTGCAAGAAAAGCAAAGGTAATGAAACATGAGCATCAAGCATGCAGCAGCGCAACACTATTTCCACCGAATCGTCAAATTAATTTACAAGAAATGACGAATAGTTAAAACATCTTGGAATGGCCAAAATTGAACAAATAGGCACTCGTACACTTGCAAACATTCATCTTTTATGCCATGTTTTGTCTTCTAAATTTCAAGAGTCCTCAAGTTTAAAGCAATAAAGAGTATTAATGTCAAGTTAAATAAGTGAATATGAATTTAAATCATTGTAGTAATTCATGAACTACTAGAGCTCTTTGCTCATCTATTCATCAAATTGAAAGCTGACTTATAATGTAGAAATATTTGGTTAAAAAAACAACTGCATATTAGTAAATGACTTATTcaccaaaaaaaacaaatgaaaatagttcagattataataattaaaattaaaaaacaatggAAACAAAATGATTTTTTGGCCCGGTTTATCAAAATCTACTCGTCTTCGATGAATTCATGGAGTATACAACAAAGAACTACCATCTTGAGTTTTATTGACAAGAGAAAGCAACCCCTTACCAAGTATAAGCTTCTTATTCCCTTGCACAATATCATTACCAGCCACATTGACTAGGGATAGTTTCAAATTCATCCCTATCTGAACAACTTGGTTGGCATTCTCTACTTTTCGAAATGGCATTTTTATTGGTGGTTTTGAAGCATGCTTCCAGTTGACAGATCCTGGGGAAACTTTTTCCAGCACTTCTAGAAGAACCCACCTGTAAATATaccattatttggtttagataTATACTGGAGAAGCTAACAAAATAACCATAAAGTGAAATGCAAGTGCAAGTGTGCAACTCCAGTTCCTAAATCATCACAAGACATGTAGTTCTTGTAGATTAAAACAGAAGAACCCTCTTAAAAGATATGGGATTCAAAGAATGTTGGTGACTTTATGAAGCTGGAATACTAACCCGTTCCTGACATCTTCAAACAAGTTGTTCACATACAAGGAAATTCCTAAGCTATTGATCCACAGGCGGAAGCACCTCTCCTCTCTGGATATTTGCTCATCATCTGTCATCATTTCTGCAAAAGATGACTTATGGCTGTCTGTTGACAAGCCACTCctgtggggggggggggaattcaTTTAATTCAGAAGTCCAAGAGATTTGAGACACAAAATAAAGGTAACTGTACGATTTATAGGTTTTAATAAACATTAAACCTACAATTTTTAACGAGACATGATAACTACCTAATAGTCTATAATGTATAATTAGAAGAAATGTGTAGATACTACACATCAACCAGCTATAGCTTTTTTTTATCAAAGTATGGTAGTGGCGAAATAAACAAGTATATCGCAAAAACCAGAGATCAGGCACGTAGGAAGCAAATATGAGAGAACGTCTCTTTTGTGATCATGTAATACCTCATTTCCTTATCAGAAAAACTTATAACAATTCATGGAGCATAAAATTGCTCAATAATCTAATTAGTTATTCATTTGCTGAAAGATTCAATGAACAAAGAAAGCATTCTGTTCCAGCACCTTTCATGGAATATTTGTGCAACGAAAGCAAGATTCAAATTGGAGGACCCCTCCGCAATGTCCTTGGGAGTAAGGTATCTTTTGCAGTTCATTTGTTCTGCATGCTCGAGAAGCAAATCAGCCCTTTCATAGGGGTCCGTTGTATCTAAAGTGGCGGGGTTGCAAAACTCCGGTGCAAGTACATTAAGAAGGTAGGCATAAGCCTCTCCATCCTGCAAAACATGGTAAAATGCAACAGCTATAGACTCATGGAAACTATAAGAGAGCAAAGAATCCCGTAAACAATAGATAGTTAAGTCAACAACAACAGTTTTGAACTGCATCAATGACATAAAAAAGTTACCAAAACCCAGAGTTGATCCCCAATTCACTAAGCCTAAAACAGGGGTTATTTGTGGGCTAATTTTCATGGTTTCCCAGAGAAAACCTCTGCATTATAGTAAGCTAAGGGGCGAGGGTAGGGAAAGCGCAGCTCAAATAGTGTGTAATATTAGAAATATCAGAACCAGGTGACACTAATGTCACCGTTAACCCAatcttcaaataaaataaagtaggacAGTTACAATATATTATCAAAGAAAACAAGCAACCTTCAGATCAGAAGAAAAGTTTGTCACTGTCTTTTTGTAGCCGCCTTTCTTAAGATGGAAATTCATCCATTTCAGCAGAAGTTTTTCAGGAGCAAGCGACATAAGCTCCTCAACATCCTGCATATATCAATGACACCTGATCAAAGTGTACAATTTAGCTCAGCTCTGATTTAACATTTTAGAATGAATAAAATATCAATGTAGAGTCATAGAGTCAAAGGAAGTGCAGCCTATACAGTGTTGTCGTCCACAATTTCTAAAAGCTGGGGAGTCTTTCTGAGGTTGAGATCTGCCAGTAGTTGGATCTGAAAATGCAACCAAATGCAAGGAAAGAATATAAATACGTAAAGACTCCACAATTCCAACGAAACTTGCTCTATTGTACAAATCGTAGTAACCAGATCCTCTTGAAATCCCTTTCAACCTACTATTCAAACAAAAGAAACTGATACATTGAGCAATGTTGTGAAGAAAAACAAACTAACCTTTATAATTTGAGAAATTAATCCCAGTACCAGATGAGGCTGCATGAATGAAACAAGTTGCATAATGGAAaagtaatataaaataatagaacCGTGTACGCAAGCCTAAGCGATCTCAACTTACTCTTCCTTCAACAAGATCTTGAGTGCCAATATTGACTACCGTGCATCCAATAGCCTTTGCAGAGTTGAGGCAGAGTGTGTGATTCTCATTTCTTTCCCAAGGGTTGAGTACCTTTTTCGTGTTGATAGCCCGCTCATCTATTGTACCAGGCACCGCTACATTGATAAGCTTGCTGAAACAACcaatagaaaattaaattatccaAAGTTACCAACTCTGAAGTCAACCAGGTATGAAACTCTGAGACTGCTTAGTTCAAGTATGAAATACCATAATAGTACTCCACCCTTTGCAAGGTCAAATAAAGCATTTGTGGATGGATCCATTGGAAGGAACTGCTTCAAAAATGGGTCATCCCTGaggtatatatttatatgtgcAACATATGAAGCCCTTTCAGTTTCATGAATGGTGTGAAGAAGAGTTGTTGTGGTTGCCTTCAGGAAGGATGAAGGGGTCTTTGATCCCCCGGATTTTTCATTGGCTTTATTTCGTTCATCTTCATATGACTGATTATTTAATGCaacaacagaaaagtaaataatCATTTATCCAACTACGGCTCAAGCAGAAAAAAAAGTGCTATCTATCTACTACAATTATCGGCAAATTTTCCTTGATGCGGTCACAACACTACAACCATTTGGAATCAAATTCAAAGGTAGCACCTTCCACTTGCCTGGGATATCACCAACTTAAAAGTGGGAAGGATAAAGAAAAACTTACCCTGAGGAAGCTTTCAAAATCCACCTCGTCATTGATATCAGAATGTGATTCTCCCCATCGTTGTCTAATCTCCTCCTCGTTAAATACATCATTCGAACTCTTCAGTTTCATGATTAAGGAGGGTATATCTCCAACCGTAACTTTACCATTCTCATTTTTCAATGCCTCAAACTgcccaaaacaaaaacataatcaCACAACCCCATGTATCATAGATCAATTGAAACATAAATGCCCTTTGGCTGGCTTGCTTCAATTCTGCAAATCAGAATGCAGGAGCCATTgcccaaaaaaaacaaaatcaaacaaaattcaAGTCCGGAAACATATCACCTGAATCCAGATTGAAAActatttattgaattaaaaaaaacaagcgATTCAGGAAGAATACTTTGGATTTAAGGCCTTGAAGCTCGACTTGCGTGAACTGGCTGTGAAGTTGATCAGAAACTACAACTCCCGCAAATTTAGACATCCTCTTCTCGCCCCGCGCTCAATCAAATCGCGGggaaataaaatttgtcacCGATCACCCTAAAATTTGGAAATGGGCTATGCAGCCCCAACGGTCCACGATCCCGAGATTAATCCCTGCTCCAATCCAATAACACCAACAGACGAGAAAACGTAAGCGGATAAACCAACCATGCAAAAACAGATTTGGCAAATCTCCAATCAATCAATGCGCTTCAATTCCCCACAAGCGGAAATATATGAAATTCAATCCGGCAATGATTGAAAATAATCAATGATTTAAAATGCAGACGTTGCAGGATCTCGAAATGGTAAGAGAAGGACGATAATGAAACAGGAAACGCGTTGGCGAGCAGTTTTCAGGATTACATGCATACCTGTAGAGACAATCCGGGATTTTTGGGGAATAGGATTTTGATTTCTCGATCCCTTATTATCGGCGTTGTAAGGTTTTGACTGTGCGACGCTGAGTATCTCTTGCAGGAATGGAGGTGGGAATGCAATTGCAATGGGTGAAGGGcgaagaggagagagagatttgaGAGGCAAACAAAACACGCTAAAAACAGAGGCCAGTTGTGGAGGCCCAGTTTCGATAAGGCGCGTGAGGCTGTCGATAGCATCCCAGTCGCTTTGCATTTCTCACCACCTCAGTTCACGTTCTACACGTCACCTCTATTTTCGTTATTTTCTGTTtccattcattttatttatttttaaatggtGCAATTGTAAATACAAATAATGGTACGTGGGCTATCAGATAAATACGAGCCAACCTAAAAATTGTCGGGTATCACGTACCCGATATCCAAAATAACGGATCATGAGTTCGGGTTCGGATAGTAATTTTCCTATAAATTCAGGTATCGAATTACTCATTTTGAGTACTCTATTATCCGATTTTACTGAAGTCAAACTCCATTATATTCAAATTGCAATTAGAGATTGCTCGTTTTTAATTTCTTGATTTCCCCTATGAGCCTTCTCTCTTGTCTCTACTCTACTGTATCTCTCTCTCGACGAGGGCGAGTCAGCGACGACAACTCTTATTCCATTTAACGACGTCATGTCACCGTCATCGTTGAGAACACCAGCCACCTCTACATTTAACATCATCGTCTCCCACTCTAATTCTCTTTCACATTTTGCTTGtctttgaattttattatttttaagagACTATGTCAACGTGCATATTCACAAAACTTTGGTAAGTGCTAAAATAATGCCTTGCTCAAAATACTTTTTTGTTAGCAAGATATCATGAAAAATAATAACTATTAGATTTTGAAGGCTGCGTTccattttttacttgttttttttatattaagttTTTGAGTATCTGATTTTTCATGATCGGATACCGAAGTCAGGGTACCCGAAAAATATTTCGGATTCGGGTATTAGTTAGGCAAAAATCGGATTTCGGATTTTGATACCTGAAAATCAGATCGACTATTTGTGAATACACATTTGGACTCTCTACGCACTTACGGGTTTGGATAGGGGTGGGAATATGGGTACCCGACTAAAAATATCAAGTACCCATATCTGAAATTTGTCAAAGCGTATACCCAACCCGACCCGAAGTGTGTTTCGGATACCCGAGTACCCGACACGGTTATCCAAACCCAAATAATCGGGTACCCAAATATCCGACATTGTTCATGcaattgaatttttttctatattttaataataagcTAATAACTATAAAATTAAGTATACATGTATTAAATAAAGCTAAAATTCtcatttttaatcaaaatgaatgaaattattttatttaattattatgctAATAACTATTttgttgtatttatttttattttaaagacaAATCAATATTATGTGAATATATAGAACATTCAAATTAAGTAATATCTTTAATAttacatttattttatataaaatataaaagaagtAGTTGTcgcatttaatttaaaactcaTGAATGACTTTATGAGAATTGACTatgcataaaaattaataaacatcGGATTAAAataagcaatcaaataatatacTGTAATTCATAAATCATAGtaacatttaaataaataaaaaaatcatattatAACTCTGATTAATAGTTAGGGTGTGACATGCTTTGAAAATATGAAGTTCTTGTTTATATGATCTGTTCAAAGACAATTGTACATTATATAGAcgggaaaaaaaatttaataataaattggGTATTAATCGGATATTTGGATATACCTAATACCCAAACGAGTTACCCAATACCCGATATTTCTTAAACTCTATTACTCAATCCCATGCTCAATCACATAAAAATTTGATATTGGGTATCTGATACCCTGCAGGTATCAAGTCGGGTACGAGTTAATCCAATAGCCGATTCCATATTTCCACCCATACGTTCGGGTATAAAAATCAGGTTCGGATATCCATATCCTTATTTGTTTAATAGGAGTATATCAAAATACTTGATATATTGAATATTAATCCGTACTTTACATgtttttaaggcctttatttgaTTAATATTCGGCGACAATCAAAT
Encoded here:
- the LOC121756316 gene encoding fimbrin-1-like, translating into MSKFAGVVVSDQLHSQFTQVELQGLKSKFEALKNENGKVTVGDIPSLIMKLKSSNDVFNEEEIRQRWGESHSDINDEVDFESFLRSYEDERNKANEKSGGSKTPSSFLKATTTTLLHTIHETERASYVAHINIYLRDDPFLKQFLPMDPSTNALFDLAKGGVLLCKLINVAVPGTIDERAINTKKVLNPWERNENHTLCLNSAKAIGCTVVNIGTQDLVEGRPHLVLGLISQIIKIQLLADLNLRKTPQLLEIVDDNTDVEELMSLAPEKLLLKWMNFHLKKGGYKKTVTNFSSDLKDGEAYAYLLNVLAPEFCNPATLDTTDPYERADLLLEHAEQMNCKRYLTPKDIAEGSSNLNLAFVAQIFHERSGLSTDSHKSSFAEMMTDDEQISREERCFRLWINSLGISLYVNNLFEDVRNGWVLLEVLEKVSPGSVNWKHASKPPIKMPFRKVENANQVVQIGMNLKLSLVNVAGNDIVQGNKKLILAFLWQLMRYNMLELVKKLRTRFQGKEMSDADILSWANRKVRSHGRKCKIESFKDKSLSNGLFFLQLLSAVEPRVVNWNLVTKGESDEEKKLNATYIISVARKLGCSIFLLPEDIIEVNQKMILTLTASIMFWSLQQPVYDSDSSSAASFSRGTSPEPVAEEATSPASVSTSDAVATSANGCPSPTNGNSYPSAAASGDDVSIVSEISHLTMDDAASDTVISASADDQVSDTATSAPAPESD